The Candidatus Binatia bacterium genomic sequence AACGAACGACAAACTTAAGATCCGGGATCTCCTGTTTAAAACGACCGGATCTCAGATTGTCTGATATAGACCGACGTGTCAAAAATGGCGAGATTAGCTGTGGTCGAAGTCACCGGGCTTCGCCTTGCCGCTGTACCGTTTGATGAGCTTGCGATGCTTCTCGGTCTCCACGACCGCTTCGAGAGACATTTCAATCGTCTGGGTTCTGCTCTTCGCTCCCAAAACTTTTTGGGCTCGTTTCACCAGACGGTCATCGAGCCTTAAAGAGGTCAATGCCTTTGCCATGGGCTCTCCTGTTTTTGTAAGTATATACACATTACCAATAATGTAATACTGCGTCAAATGGAGAAAGCCCGGGCCGATGATTCCTACTACAGTGCCGGGACACAGAGTTCCTGGCGCGTGACTTTGCCGGGAAACACATGTCCTCGCTTCGCTCCGAATCTCAAATGGCAAATCTCAAATCTCAAATAAAATCCCCCGGACCCGATCAGCCGCTTCGCGCCGAATCCATTCGACTGCGCTCAGGACAGGTCTCAAATGGCAAATCTCAAATCTCAGGTAGGAACAACGTGCTCGTGATCGTGTTTCGTGCTCGTATGTTATCGCTAGCAAACTCCTCAGTACATATTCGCGCCGCCGTCGACGTTGATCGTTTGCCCGGTGATGAAGTCGCTGTCGTCGGAGGCGAGAAAGATCACGGTGCCGACGAGATCGGCCGGTTTCTGGTCGCGCTGAAAGGATCGGCGTTTCCTGCGGTCTGCGAGTTGTTCGGGTGTCAGCACGCCTTCCTGCTGGGGTCCGGAGATCGTGAGGCCCGGCGTGATCGCGTTGACGCAAATATTATCGCCGCCCAATTCGCGCGCGAGCGCGCGCGTGAAGCCGATCACGCCTGCCTTCGAAGTGACGTAGTGAAGAAAAAACGGCGTGCCGCCGAGCGCCGTGCCGGACGAGATGTTGATGACCTTTCCTTTTTTCTGCTGCTTCATGGCGGGGTAGACCGCCTGGACGCAGAGGAACAAACCTTTCACGTTCACCGCCATCACGCGGTCCCATTCCTCTTCGTTGATTTCGGAGAAAGGTTTTTTCTTGATCGCCGAGTAGAGCGCGGCGTTGTTGACGAGCACGTCGATACGGCCGTACTTCCTGAGCGCCGCCTCGGCCATCGCGCGGGTCTTCTCCGCCGAGGTCACATCGACCGCCACGGCTAAGGCCTCGCCACCCTGCTGCTGGATCTCGCCCGCGACTTTTTTCGCCTCCGCTTCCTGAATGTCGGCGACGATCACCTTCGCGCCTTCCTTCGCCAAGCCGAGGCAATAGGCCCGGCCTATGCCGACTCCGCCGCCGGTGACGATCGCGACTTTATTTGTCAGGCGCATCTTTCTTCTCCAATGGATGTCGCTAGAGTAGTGTCTCACATTTACGTTGACGTTCCGTTCGTGGTGAGCTTTGTCGAACCATGAACGGAACCCGGTGAAATATCTCGCCCTTCGACGCGCTCAGGGCGAACGGACTCTGTAAAGCCATTTTAGAAACACTACGCTAGCGCGCTTTATTTAAGAACCTCCTTGAGCCTGGCGACCAACGGAGGATCGAGTTTAAAGATGTCTCTTACGTTCCGTTCCAGTCCTGCGCCGTCATCAGGATTGATATCGAGCTTGGCTTTTTTGGCCTCAGCCAAGAACTCGGCGTCCTTCAGGGTGTCCGTAAAAGCCTTGCGCAGGAGTTCCACTCGCTCTTTCGGCGTACCCGGAGGCAGCAGATAGGGACGGGTTGAAGGTCCATTCACCCGAGCGACCACTTGGATGAGTTTTCGGGCCTCGTCAGTCTTGGCAAGATCAAGCGCCACAGGAACTTTGGGCAACTCGGGATGTGCTTTGACGGTCGCCTGAGCGACGATGACCAATTCTCCCGACTCCAGCTCCTGGCGCCAAGTTGCCTTGAACGACTCCCAGGCGTTACAAAGCCCCTGGACCTCCCCGCTGTTGAAAGCAAGTCGAATGGGACCGGTGCCTTTGTAGCCAGAGACAACCTGGATGGGGAGGCCCACAGTATAGGCGAGGACTTTGGGAAGGTCATCGGTGCCGCCGCCTGGAGTGACGCCTCCGAATTTGAGCGTTGTTTTTGACGCTATCCACTTTTCAACGCTTGTAATGCCGGTCGCTTTCGATATGCCGATCATGAAATTGTCCTGGGCGGGAACTCCTATGTATTCAAATTTCGCGGCGTCAAACTCTATGCCCGGTTTTCCGAGCAACTGCTGTAGAAAGAGCCCGCCGAGGACATGGCCAATAGTCAGGCCATCGGGTTTGGCTACCTTGTAAACGTGATTAGCCGCTATCAGGCTGCCGGCCCCGTCCATGTTCTCGACGGCGATGACCGGATTGCCGGGAATATGCCTCCCCATGTGCCGTGCGATAAGGCGAGAATAGGTGTCGTATCCGCCGCCCGGCGCGAGGCCGACGACGAGGCGGATGGTTTTGCCTTTGAAAGGCGTTTCTTGAGCTTCGGCAACCGGTGTCCATACATTAAAAAAGAGACAAGCGCCGATAATGGCCAGCAGGGAAGAGAACCTTCTCGTGTCCATATCCACCCCTTTCCGTCTCTCGTTATATATCCAGCCCGTAAAACCGCTTTGGATTTTCGTAGAGGATCATGCGCTTTTCGGCGTCGCTCAAATCCTCGCGCGCGAGAAATTCCGGGATGTCGCGCTTGAACATGTCGGGCAGCCGCTCGTGCGGGTAGTCGGACGGCCACATTACGCAGCGCGGGTTAAACTGCCGCAGCACCTGGACAAGCGCGCGCTCTTCGACCTCGCACGTCGTCCATACCTGGCCCGAGCGGATATAATCGCTCGGCTTCTTTTTCAGCGCCGGGGCGCCGGCGCGATGGGGCTTTTCGTACTCCTCGTCCATCCGGTCCATCATGTAGGGCAGCCAGCCCGAGCCCGCTTCGAGAAACGCCACGCGCAGTTTCGGAAAGCGCTCGAACACGCCTTCGTAAAGTATGTGCGTGAACTGGATCAGAATCGCGAACGGGTGCTCGAGCGTATGGACCTGAATGAACTTGTCGAAGAAATCGAAACCCATGCCGCGACTCGGCGCGCCGTGCACGGCGAGCGGCATGTCCAACCGCTCCGCCTCACGGTAGATCGGATCGAAGTCGCGATGGCCGTAGCCTTTGTGCAGCACGGTTACCGCCGGCAGCAAACCGGCGACGAGCCCGATCTCTTTCGCGCGCTTGAGCTCTTTCGCCGCTTCCTCTGGCATCTGCACCGGCAGCAGCGCGACCGCTTTGAGCCGCGGGCTCCGGCGTGTATATCTCTCCGCCACCCAGTTATTATACGCGCGGGCGACGGCGCACGCCCAATTCGGATCTTGAATCAACCCGAGGGCGAGACCGCCCGTCGGATAGAGCACGCTCAGCCGGACGCCAAGCTCGTCGAGAAACTCGAGCCAGCGCGGCGCCGGCACGTCGGTTTCTTTTCCCGCGGCGGAAAAGCCGCGGTGCCAGCCGTCGAGCGAAGGGAAGAAGCCGTAAGTTTCGTTCCGCCGCATGTCGCGGTATCGGCCTTCGAGAAACTC encodes the following:
- a CDS encoding type II toxin-antitoxin system VapB family antitoxin → MAKALTSLRLDDRLVKRAQKVLGAKSRTQTIEMSLEAVVETEKHRKLIKRYSGKAKPGDFDHS
- a CDS encoding glucose 1-dehydrogenase, which codes for MRLTNKVAIVTGGGVGIGRAYCLGLAKEGAKVIVADIQEAEAKKVAGEIQQQGGEALAVAVDVTSAEKTRAMAEAALRKYGRIDVLVNNAALYSAIKKKPFSEINEEEWDRVMAVNVKGLFLCVQAVYPAMKQQKKGKVINISSGTALGGTPFFLHYVTSKAGVIGFTRALARELGGDNICVNAITPGLTISGPQQEGVLTPEQLADRRKRRSFQRDQKPADLVGTVIFLASDDSDFITGQTINVDGGANMY
- a CDS encoding tripartite tricarboxylate transporter substrate-binding protein — translated: MDTRRFSSLLAIIGACLFFNVWTPVAEAQETPFKGKTIRLVVGLAPGGGYDTYSRLIARHMGRHIPGNPVIAVENMDGAGSLIAANHVYKVAKPDGLTIGHVLGGLFLQQLLGKPGIEFDAAKFEYIGVPAQDNFMIGISKATGITSVEKWIASKTTLKFGGVTPGGGTDDLPKVLAYTVGLPIQVVSGYKGTGPIRLAFNSGEVQGLCNAWESFKATWRQELESGELVIVAQATVKAHPELPKVPVALDLAKTDEARKLIQVVARVNGPSTRPYLLPPGTPKERVELLRKAFTDTLKDAEFLAEAKKAKLDINPDDGAGLERNVRDIFKLDPPLVARLKEVLK
- a CDS encoding amidohydrolase family protein, whose product is EFLEGRYRDMRRNETYGFFPSLDGWHRGFSAAGKETDVPAPRWLEFLDELGVRLSVLYPTGGLALGLIQDPNWACAVARAYNNWVAERYTRRSPRLKAVALLPVQMPEEAAKELKRAKEIGLVAGLLPAVTVLHKGYGHRDFDPIYREAERLDMPLAVHGAPSRGMGFDFFDKFIQVHTLEHPFAILIQFTHILYEGVFERFPKLRVAFLEAGSGWLPYMMDRMDEEYEKPHRAGAPALKKKPSDYIRSGQVWTTCEVEERALVQVLRQFNPRCVMWPSDYPHERLPDMFKRDIPEFLAREDLSDAEKRMILYENPKRFYGLDI